The following are encoded together in the Thermosipho affectus genome:
- a CDS encoding phosphoenolpyruvate carboxykinase (ATP): MMATREYFKIDEISVNNPLFSPMRATIETAFYRNNVELVTTPKEAYKLAKNSPGTIVTSWEVYNPEMLGLERGTKVLLFNDGAVTGRYAAGRRILGTSDDNKYLEIVREAVYNTRYKKMYHGISFSGLSEEFMVKNHILIPQGHEILLYNWLLNFQYPSQEYESMYRKSFRYNEGDIYIFVDPDWKHPDFPLGLAIFDSEHNCAAILGMRYFGELKKGTLTLGWGIANRNGFVACHGGIKILKNEKTDFVAAFFGLSGSGKSTLTHTKHSKYDVTVLHDDAFIISTNSLSSVALEPSYFDKTADYPSNSEDNKYLLSIQNCGVTKDENGNLIPVMEDLRNGNGRAIKSRLWSANRVDKFDSPISAIFWLMKDPTLPPIVKIDSPNMASTMGALLTTKRTSAEKLDNDVDPNALVFEPYANPFRTYPLKEDYEKFKFVFEKGVQCYILNTGYFINKKVPKHLTIQLVEDVVENNIEWVKWFGTFYFAKIDGFLPNMEDREYIESLKKSFLKRKDFILSKKGTRDELPEEVLEAIEQIIGLL; encoded by the coding sequence ATGATGGCGACAAGAGAATATTTTAAGATTGATGAGATTTCAGTAAATAATCCTCTTTTTTCACCAATGCGAGCGACCATTGAGACTGCTTTTTATAGAAATAATGTAGAACTTGTTACTACTCCTAAAGAAGCATATAAACTTGCAAAAAATTCTCCGGGGACTATAGTGACTAGTTGGGAAGTTTACAATCCAGAAATGCTTGGACTTGAAAGAGGCACAAAAGTATTATTATTTAATGATGGTGCGGTAACGGGTAGATATGCTGCAGGTCGAAGAATATTAGGTACAAGTGATGATAATAAATATTTGGAAATTGTCCGTGAAGCGGTTTATAATACGAGATATAAAAAAATGTACCATGGAATATCGTTTTCAGGACTTTCAGAGGAATTTATGGTGAAAAATCATATTTTAATACCTCAAGGTCATGAAATTTTACTTTATAATTGGCTGTTAAATTTTCAATATCCTTCTCAGGAATATGAGAGCATGTATAGAAAATCTTTTAGATATAACGAAGGAGATATATATATTTTTGTAGATCCTGATTGGAAACACCCAGATTTCCCATTAGGACTTGCAATTTTTGATTCAGAACACAATTGTGCAGCTATTCTTGGAATGAGATATTTTGGTGAGTTAAAAAAGGGGACCTTAACACTTGGATGGGGTATTGCAAATAGGAATGGATTTGTAGCTTGTCATGGTGGAATAAAGATATTAAAAAATGAAAAAACGGATTTTGTAGCCGCATTTTTTGGATTGTCTGGATCCGGAAAGTCAACACTTACTCATACAAAACATTCAAAATACGATGTAACTGTTTTACATGATGATGCGTTTATTATATCAACTAATTCTTTGTCATCTGTTGCACTTGAACCATCTTATTTTGATAAAACAGCAGATTATCCGTCAAATTCAGAAGATAATAAGTATTTATTATCTATACAGAACTGTGGTGTTACAAAAGATGAAAATGGTAATTTGATTCCCGTAATGGAAGATTTAAGAAATGGAAATGGAAGGGCAATAAAATCAAGGCTTTGGTCAGCTAATAGAGTTGATAAGTTTGATAGTCCTATTAGTGCGATCTTTTGGTTAATGAAGGATCCTACATTACCACCAATTGTAAAAATTGATTCTCCAAATATGGCATCGACAATGGGTGCTTTGTTAACAACAAAAAGGACATCTGCAGAAAAGTTGGATAATGATGTTGATCCAAATGCATTGGTTTTTGAACCATATGCAAATCCATTTAGAACCTATCCGTTAAAAGAGGATTATGAAAAATTTAAATTTGTATTTGAAAAAGGAGTTCAATGTTATATTTTGAATACCGGATACTTTATAAACAAGAAAGTGCCAAAACACCTAACAATACAATTGGTTGAAGATGTAGTGGAAAATAACATTGAATGGGTAAAATGGTTTGGGACTTTTTACTTTGCAAAGATTGATGGGTTTCTTCCAAATATGGAGGATAGGGAATATATTGAATCGTTGAAAAAATCGTTTTTAAAAAGAAAAGATTTCATTCTTTCGAAAAAAGGTACTAGAGATGAACTTCCAGAAGAGGTTTTAGAAGCAATTGAACAAATTATAGGGCTGCTTTGA
- a CDS encoding protease complex subunit PrcB family protein, with translation MKKYLFFLFLLCVSTFFSINVMVYKVDAVFPDQMFNFVGTKSNMIYYLKLFDDGLQKGYIVKGWYFIPKKFIEKTTLKIKLEDETMYMEIKNKKDGIYSVISPFLLICPSKSRVYLGDYEIDKVEKNTEVGAVLMPRFEKQGIYTGIVTQRFIQKDSFNSDDEIYVVISMGLQKTGGYSLVLQDYTVNENKVLINLYFKEPEKGSIVTQAFSVPSYSLNLGALKSGEYTIKVIVKTKKGEISFSKNIKVK, from the coding sequence GTGAAAAAATATTTATTTTTTTTGTTTTTGTTATGTGTATCCACTTTCTTTTCTATCAATGTAATGGTGTACAAAGTTGATGCTGTTTTTCCAGACCAGATGTTTAATTTTGTTGGTACGAAAAGTAATATGATATATTATTTAAAATTATTTGATGATGGTTTACAAAAGGGGTATATAGTAAAGGGCTGGTATTTTATACCAAAAAAATTTATTGAAAAAACTACTTTAAAGATCAAATTAGAAGATGAAACAATGTATATGGAAATAAAAAACAAAAAAGATGGAATTTATTCCGTAATTTCTCCGTTCCTTTTAATTTGTCCTTCAAAATCTAGAGTATATTTGGGAGATTATGAAATTGATAAGGTTGAAAAAAATACGGAGGTAGGAGCTGTTTTAATGCCAAGATTTGAAAAACAGGGAATTTATACTGGAATTGTTACTCAAAGATTTATACAGAAAGATTCGTTTAATAGTGATGATGAAATTTATGTTGTAATTTCAATGGGATTACAAAAGACAGGTGGTTATTCGCTCGTTCTTCAAGATTATACTGTTAATGAAAACAAGGTATTGATTAATTTATATTTTAAAGAGCCAGAAAAGGGAAGTATTGTTACCCAAGCATTTTCAGTTCCATCATACAGTCTAAATCTTGGAGCGTTAAAAAGCGGAGAATATACGATAAAAGTAATTGTAAAGACAAAGAAAGGAGAAATTAGTTTTTCAAAAAATATTAAAGTAAAATAG
- a CDS encoding pseudouridine-5'-phosphate glycosidase: MLEISQIVSEALKNNKPVVALESTVLAHGLPYPENLKVFRRLEELVKDNNCVPATIGVLKGKVKIGMSEEEVVELIKDNPIKVGTRELPYAVSLKKSAATTVSSTARLASFANIKVFATGGIGGVHRGEWDVSQDIMELSNTNIIVVSAGCKSILDIRRTLEFLETFQVLTLGYKTEYFPIFYNGLSDERIYKVESTKEIAKIFVTKESLGIKGAILVANPIPKVYEIDNDEIERYIEIIEKEMENVKGKEVTPYILKRLVELSNGRTLESNIKLLENNVELACKIAQSLEW, from the coding sequence ATTTTAGAAATTTCTCAAATAGTGAGTGAGGCGTTAAAAAACAACAAACCAGTGGTTGCGCTAGAAAGTACGGTTTTAGCCCATGGTCTTCCTTATCCTGAGAATCTGAAGGTTTTCAGAAGGTTGGAGGAATTGGTAAAGGATAATAACTGTGTTCCAGCAACTATTGGTGTGTTAAAAGGGAAAGTAAAAATTGGGATGTCAGAAGAGGAAGTGGTTGAACTTATTAAGGATAATCCTATAAAGGTGGGTACTAGGGAGTTACCATATGCAGTTTCTTTGAAAAAATCTGCGGCAACTACTGTGAGCTCTACTGCAAGACTTGCAAGTTTTGCAAATATAAAGGTATTTGCCACAGGAGGCATTGGTGGTGTTCATAGGGGAGAGTGGGATGTATCACAAGATATCATGGAACTTTCAAATACAAATATAATTGTTGTTTCGGCGGGGTGTAAATCGATATTAGATATAAGGAGGACGTTGGAATTTTTAGAAACATTTCAGGTGTTAACTTTAGGGTATAAAACAGAATATTTTCCAATTTTTTATAATGGATTGTCTGATGAGAGGATTTACAAAGTTGAAAGCACAAAAGAAATTGCAAAAATTTTTGTGACGAAAGAAAGTCTTGGAATAAAAGGTGCAATTTTAGTAGCAAATCCTATACCTAAAGTATACGAAATAGACAACGATGAAATTGAAAGATATATAGAAATAATTGAAAAAGAAATGGAAAATGTAAAGGGGAAAGAAGTGACTCCTTATATTTTAAAACGATTGGTGGAATTATCCAATGGAAGAACTTTAGAATCAAATATAAAACTTTTAGAAAATAACGTTGAACTTGCTTGTAAAATTGCGCAAAGTTTAGAATGGTGA
- the yfcE gene encoding phosphodiesterase: protein MKILVVSDTHGSLKNWKKINIVQEVDEIFHLGDILYHGPRNPLPEGYDPKNLAEELKNHKINYIRGNCDADVDLKVLGVQEMPKQSIEYFGKVPVYLFHGEVIENDGFDLISFAKKHNVKVVLHGHTHIPKIEEIDGIIVANPGSLSLPKGGFPPTYMVIEKNNEVVITIFDLNGKEVLKKKL from the coding sequence GTGAAAATTCTCGTAGTTTCTGATACACATGGTTCATTGAAAAATTGGAAAAAGATAAATATAGTACAAGAAGTAGATGAAATATTCCATTTGGGTGATATATTATATCATGGTCCTAGAAATCCTTTGCCCGAGGGATATGATCCAAAAAATCTAGCAGAGGAACTAAAAAATCACAAAATAAACTATATTAGAGGAAATTGTGATGCAGATGTAGATTTAAAAGTTTTGGGTGTCCAGGAAATGCCTAAGCAAAGTATAGAATATTTTGGAAAAGTACCTGTTTATTTATTTCATGGGGAAGTAATTGAAAATGATGGATTTGATTTAATTTCTTTTGCAAAGAAGCATAACGTAAAAGTAGTTTTGCATGGGCATACACATATTCCAAAAATAGAAGAAATTGATGGAATAATCGTTGCAAATCCTGGTAGTCTTTCATTACCAAAAGGTGGTTTTCCTCCTACGTATATGGTTATCGAAAAAAATAATGAAGTTGTAATAACCATATTTGATTTAAATGGTAAAGAGGTGCTAAAGAAAAAGTTATGA
- a CDS encoding IMPACT family protein, with translation MNSYRTVFGRYEKKINIKRSIFIATISHADDSEEAREFIREISRSYNDATHNCPAYRVIEHEQIVEFSSDNGEPSGTAGRPILGVLRKFDLLNVVVVVTRYFGGVKLGVRGLIDAYSSVVEKALAEIKIVKMVPIKVYRIKVDYNKYGKVMQELHYLNFEIIGTEYFGNFAYIDVRGNENLNGYEIVEEKTIFVKEE, from the coding sequence ATGAATAGTTATAGGACGGTCTTTGGAAGGTATGAAAAAAAGATAAATATAAAAAGATCTATTTTTATTGCAACTATTTCCCATGCTGATGATTCAGAAGAAGCAAGAGAGTTTATAAGAGAAATTTCAAGATCATACAATGATGCAACTCATAATTGTCCTGCGTATAGAGTGATAGAGCATGAGCAGATAGTGGAGTTTTCTTCAGATAACGGGGAACCTTCAGGAACTGCAGGACGTCCTATTTTAGGAGTTTTGAGGAAATTTGATTTACTAAATGTGGTTGTAGTGGTTACTCGATATTTTGGTGGTGTAAAGCTTGGAGTTAGGGGATTAATTGATGCATATTCAAGTGTTGTGGAGAAAGCTTTGGCGGAAATAAAGATAGTAAAAATGGTTCCAATAAAGGTTTATAGGATAAAAGTTGATTATAATAAATATGGAAAAGTAATGCAAGAGTTGCATTATTTAAATTTTGAAATAATAGGAACTGAATATTTTGGGAATTTTGCATATATTGATGTAAGAGGGAATGAAAATCTGAACGGGTATGAAATAGTAGAAGAGAAAACTATATTTGTTAAGGAGGAATGA
- a CDS encoding pyridoxal phosphate-dependent aminotransferase has protein sequence MLSKRAISAPASPIRRLVPYADDAKKRGIHVYHLNIGQPDIKTPKQWYEYIEKYKKDVVSYTHSQGIRELREKFSEYYNLWNITVQPDEIMVTNGGSEAIMFALGVVCDPDDEVIVVEPFYANYAGFASYLNIRLVPVTAKPEEGYRMPDIKEFEKVISPKTKAILFSNPSNPTGVVYSKEELKTIAEVAKKYNLVIISDEVYREFTFDGTQAISMFSFENIKDRLIIVDSLSKRYSACGARIGTFLTKNKEFYRAALKFAQARLCPAEITQYGALGLLEADEEYMKEVIKEYNIRRDIAFEEMSKIPDIVVHKPQGAFYLAAKLPVDDSEEFIKWMLSNFEVDGKTTMVAPLSGFYVTPGLGKSEIRIAYVLSAEKLKDAINIMAKAIEEYNKRSK, from the coding sequence ATGTTGTCGAAAAGGGCAATTAGTGCTCCTGCAAGTCCGATTAGAAGGTTAGTACCATATGCAGATGATGCAAAAAAGAGAGGAATACATGTTTATCACTTAAACATTGGTCAACCGGATATTAAAACTCCAAAGCAGTGGTATGAATATATTGAAAAGTACAAAAAAGATGTGGTTTCTTATACACATTCACAAGGTATAAGAGAGCTTAGAGAAAAATTTTCTGAATATTATAATTTATGGAACATAACTGTGCAACCTGATGAGATAATGGTGACAAATGGTGGCAGTGAGGCAATAATGTTTGCACTCGGTGTTGTTTGTGATCCAGATGATGAAGTTATTGTTGTTGAACCTTTTTATGCAAATTATGCAGGGTTTGCCTCTTATTTAAATATAAGACTTGTGCCTGTAACTGCAAAGCCAGAGGAAGGCTATAGAATGCCTGATATAAAGGAATTTGAAAAGGTAATTTCTCCGAAAACAAAGGCAATTTTATTTTCAAATCCGTCAAATCCAACAGGTGTTGTTTATTCAAAAGAAGAATTAAAAACAATTGCAGAAGTTGCCAAAAAATACAATTTAGTGATAATTTCAGATGAGGTTTATAGGGAATTTACATTTGATGGTACACAGGCAATTTCAATGTTTAGTTTTGAAAATATAAAGGATAGACTAATTATTGTGGATAGTTTGTCGAAGAGATATAGTGCATGTGGTGCAAGAATTGGTACATTTCTTACCAAAAACAAAGAATTTTATAGAGCAGCTTTAAAATTTGCACAAGCAAGGTTATGCCCTGCTGAAATAACACAATATGGTGCATTAGGGCTTTTAGAAGCGGATGAAGAATATATGAAAGAGGTTATAAAGGAGTATAATATAAGAAGAGATATTGCATTTGAAGAAATGAGTAAGATACCTGATATAGTTGTTCACAAACCTCAAGGTGCGTTTTATCTTGCTGCTAAACTCCCAGTTGATGATTCGGAAGAATTTATAAAATGGATGCTCTCAAATTTTGAAGTAGATGGAAAAACTACTATGGTTGCACCTCTTTCAGGATTTTATGTAACACCAGGATTGGGAAAAAGTGAGATAAGAATAGCATATGTGTTGAGTGCAGAAAAGTTAAAAGATGCAATTAATATAATGGCAAAAGCGATAGAAGAATACAATAAAAGGTCCAAGTGA
- the purB gene encoding adenylosuccinate lyase, with the protein MVERYALEPLKSLWSLKSQYERWLEVELSVIRAYEELKIAPKGTYEKAKKNAYINVDKILEVEKVVDHDVIAFIKVATSKMGEEAKFFHFGLTSSDIVDTANSLALVRATKLIIEELKKLSEILLTKALNFKDLPTIGRTHGVHAEPTSFGLKFLSWHAEIERNIKRLEFAMKEISIGKLSGAVGNYANIDPEIEKLALSFLSLKPTKVATQVIPRDVHAFLIEVFALVASAIERMAVEIRHLQKTETLEVQEPFKKGQRGSSAMPHKKNPILCERLTGMSRIIRSYVNAALENIVLWHERDISHSSVERYMFPDLTTTLYYMVIKTQKLIEDLVIYPENIQKNIEITNGLVYSQRVLLKLVEKGLTREEAYKKVQEIALYCWENKTSFKDAVKKKFNLTEDEIKEIFDPKYYLRNVNKIFKRFQ; encoded by the coding sequence ATGGTAGAAAGATATGCTCTTGAACCTTTAAAATCTCTTTGGTCTTTAAAAAGTCAGTATGAAAGATGGTTAGAAGTAGAACTATCGGTTATACGTGCCTATGAAGAATTGAAAATAGCACCAAAAGGAACGTATGAAAAAGCTAAAAAAAATGCTTACATAAACGTTGATAAAATTTTAGAGGTAGAGAAAGTAGTTGATCACGACGTAATCGCCTTTATAAAAGTAGCTACGTCAAAAATGGGTGAAGAAGCAAAATTTTTCCATTTTGGACTCACTTCCTCTGACATAGTAGATACTGCAAACAGTCTTGCACTTGTTAGAGCGACAAAGTTAATTATAGAAGAACTTAAAAAGTTGTCAGAAATACTCCTAACTAAGGCATTAAACTTTAAAGATCTACCAACTATTGGTAGAACGCACGGTGTCCATGCCGAACCTACATCATTTGGATTAAAATTCCTCTCTTGGCATGCAGAAATCGAAAGAAATATAAAAAGATTGGAATTTGCCATGAAAGAAATTTCTATAGGTAAACTTTCAGGTGCTGTGGGAAATTATGCAAATATTGATCCAGAAATTGAAAAATTAGCCCTATCTTTCCTCTCTCTAAAACCTACAAAAGTTGCAACTCAAGTAATTCCAAGGGACGTTCACGCATTTTTAATTGAAGTTTTTGCATTAGTAGCAAGCGCTATTGAAAGAATGGCAGTTGAAATCAGACATTTACAAAAAACAGAAACATTAGAAGTGCAAGAACCGTTTAAAAAAGGACAACGAGGCTCTTCTGCCATGCCACATAAGAAAAACCCAATTTTATGCGAAAGACTCACTGGTATGTCCAGAATAATAAGAAGTTATGTTAATGCGGCACTTGAAAATATAGTTTTGTGGCATGAAAGAGATATTTCCCATTCATCTGTTGAAAGATATATGTTTCCAGATTTAACAACAACATTATACTATATGGTTATAAAAACACAAAAACTAATTGAAGACCTAGTAATTTATCCGGAAAACATACAAAAAAACATAGAAATTACAAATGGGTTAGTTTATTCGCAAAGGGTTTTATTAAAACTTGTGGAAAAAGGCTTAACTCGAGAAGAAGCGTACAAAAAAGTTCAAGAAATAGCACTTTATTGTTGGGAAAATAAAACTTCTTTTAAAGATGCCGTCAAGAAAAAATTTAACCTAACTGAAGATGAAATTAAAGAAATATTTGATCCAAAATATTACCTAAGAAATGTTAATAAAATTTTTAAAAGATTTCAATAA
- a CDS encoding ArsR/SmtB family transcription factor — translation MIYELSEFFKVLSDQTRLKILLALSEKECNVTELQKITNSTQSTVSHQLRILRQTNLVRYKKIGRNVYYRLYDEHIVVIIKYAIEHIQEFGGSKNA, via the coding sequence ATGATATATGAATTGTCTGAATTTTTTAAAGTGCTAAGCGATCAAACTAGGCTGAAAATTTTACTTGCACTTTCTGAAAAGGAATGTAATGTTACTGAACTTCAAAAAATAACTAATTCAACTCAATCAACTGTTTCGCATCAATTGAGAATTTTAAGGCAGACCAATCTTGTAAGGTACAAAAAGATTGGAAGAAATGTATACTATAGGTTATATGATGAACATATTGTTGTGATTATTAAGTATGCGATAGAGCATATACAAGAGTTTGGAGGGAGTAAAAATGCATAG
- a CDS encoding cation diffusion facilitator family transporter: MHRHSHDIVEKKLAFSVGFNLIITVSEVIGGLISGSLALVSDALHNLSDTGALLTSYFARKISKKPRDRKYTYGYKRSELVASIINIVVLLSISFTIILEGVKKLVYPSEINTLVMLVIAYIGLFGNLFTAALLFAHRKENLNLKSAFLHIFSDMFSSIGIIVTGYIMKYYNLWILDPIITFVIAGYIIFESIHILKESIRIVMQGIPEGVDLDRVKKLLEEFDFVENVHHLHIWSLDGHTLYLETHVKVKGEEYDRYLGEMKGLLKKNGFFHSTIQLESKECNENCIADF; encoded by the coding sequence ATGCATAGACATAGTCACGATATAGTAGAAAAAAAATTAGCTTTTTCTGTTGGTTTTAATTTAATTATCACAGTTTCGGAGGTAATTGGAGGTCTAATTTCAGGTAGTTTGGCACTTGTGTCAGATGCGTTGCATAATCTAAGTGATACAGGTGCGCTTTTAACGAGTTATTTTGCAAGGAAGATTTCCAAAAAGCCAAGAGATAGAAAGTATACATATGGATATAAACGTTCAGAGTTAGTTGCATCAATTATTAATATAGTTGTTTTACTTTCCATTTCCTTTACAATTATATTAGAAGGTGTGAAAAAATTGGTATATCCCAGTGAAATAAATACATTAGTTATGTTAGTGATAGCATATATTGGATTATTTGGTAATCTTTTTACCGCAGCTTTGTTATTTGCACATAGAAAAGAAAATTTAAACTTGAAATCTGCGTTTTTGCATATTTTCAGTGATATGTTTTCTTCAATTGGTATTATTGTAACTGGTTATATAATGAAATATTATAATCTTTGGATACTTGATCCTATAATTACTTTTGTTATTGCAGGTTATATAATCTTTGAATCAATTCATATACTGAAAGAATCAATTCGCATAGTTATGCAGGGAATTCCTGAAGGAGTTGATTTAGATAGAGTAAAAAAATTATTGGAAGAATTCGATTTTGTCGAAAATGTACATCACTTACATATTTGGTCTTTGGATGGTCATACCCTTTATTTGGAAACTCATGTAAAGGTAAAGGGAGAAGAATACGATAGATATCTAGGAGAAATGAAAGGGTTGTTAAAGAAGAATGGTTTTTTTCATTCTACAATTCAACTAGAATCTAAAGAGTGTAATGAAAATTGCATTGCAGATTTTTGA
- the queD gene encoding 6-carboxytetrahydropterin synthase QueD — translation MLLVTKEFTFDAAHNLVKYHGKCERLHGHTYKLIVTVAGEKDEEGMVIDFIELKNIVKENVLNILDHSYINDIIEQPSAENIAEWIWERLTEKLKTDRYFLYEVKLYETPTSYVTLRRNLDV, via the coding sequence TTGCTTCTTGTTACAAAGGAATTTACATTTGATGCTGCACATAATTTGGTAAAGTATCATGGGAAATGTGAAAGATTGCATGGACATACGTATAAATTGATAGTTACAGTAGCTGGTGAAAAAGACGAAGAAGGAATGGTGATTGATTTTATTGAATTGAAAAACATAGTAAAAGAAAATGTATTGAACATTTTGGATCATTCATACATTAATGATATTATTGAGCAACCAAGTGCGGAGAATATTGCAGAATGGATATGGGAAAGGTTGACAGAAAAGTTAAAGACAGATAGGTATTTTTTATATGAAGTAAAACTTTATGAAACACCTACATCTTATGTAACGTTAAGGAGGAATTTAGATGTTTAA